A window of Aeromicrobium duanguangcaii genomic DNA:
CGCCCAGTCACGGCGCGTCATCACGGGCCCGGCGTCAGACGTGGGCGAGGTCATGCTTCGAGTCTCGCACCGGTGGGCCGCTTCGTCGTTGTGTCGCGATCTGAATCAAGGGACACCAGAAGAACCTCGAACCTAGGATGACCGCGTGGCGACCTCCCGTGTCCTGACTGGTCTGAGCCGCACGGTTCCGTCGGGCGTGGGCCTGGGCGTGTGCGTGGCGCTCAACTACGTGGTCGCGTACGCGATCCTCGAGTCGCGCTACGGGTCGGTGTTCTTCATGTCGGACGACGAACGCAGCAGCATCGTGTGGGTCCCGCTCCTGGTGGGCATGGCGGTGGGCCGTGTCCAGTCTTTGTCGTTCGGCTTCCGTGTCGCGGCGAGTGCTTCGGTCCTCAGCGTTGTTCTCAGCCTCGCTTTCCTCATGATTCTGGGGCTGCTCCTGGGGACGCTGATTCTGTGTGCCGTGGGTGCTGCCGCGGGATGGGCCGTGGCATGGGCTCTGGCCCGAATGACCTCGAGGTTCGTGCCGGGGTCGCGCCTTCTCCTGGTGGCCGTCGTGGTGGCCTCGCCGGTCAGCGTCGTCGTTTCCAAGGCGACTGCCGCCGGTGACGAGGACTTCGCTCGCGTCCACACGACGTCAGATGGGCCGGCCGTGCTGATCCGGTTGGGGGGCGACGCCTATCAGCACTCCGTCACCGGACGACTGGCCGACGTCGACGGCTGCCTGGGGATCGTCGACGCGGCTCCCGTGCCCGTCCGTGGCCGCGATCCCCGCTCCCTGATCGAGGCAGCCGAGTCAGGCAGGGCCGTGGTGATCTGGCCGCCGGGGACGACTGTCGGGTCCGACCCGTACACCGTGTACAGCGAAGGACGCACCTATCAACTTGGCGACCACGTGACCGTCGGTGGGTGGTGGATCCAGCTCGACGAGGACGACCCGTTCTACAGCCAGACACCCGAGGCGTGTCTCACGAACGCCTTCATCTCCTAACTCGGCACCGTCCTGTCTCGGTCCTCCTGCGTATGCGCACACTCGCGGGGGAATGGGGCACCTTGCATTCCGGAAACTAGCTCGGCGGCTCAGCCGACCAATGTTCAGCGACTTTCGGTGCCGTCGTTGTACGGGGCGGGCAAGCCATCTGGCAGGCGATCCTTCGCCGGGATGATGACGGGGTCATGGCGGCGGGCGAGCATGCGAAGCTGACTCTCGGCCCCGCGGGGGTCGCGGTCCGTATTGTCATTGCCGTCGATTCCCACCAGCCATGTGAGACCACGGTCAACCTCGACTTTTTCGGCGTGACTGTCGAGGTCGGACACCAGAGCGACGGCGTAAGTCAGCAGACCACCTGCCTGTCGCTGCGCCCAATCGATCACCTGAAGGACGTCCGCCCCGGTCACGTCGTAGGTATCGGTCCAGCCGTAGGTCGACGATTCGCCACTGCCGTGAAGGTAGACCCGGAAACGAGGATGGTGGTCCTCCCAAGAACTGTCGCGCTCATCAACTTGGGCAATCTCTATATCTGTCACATCGCGATCGTCGCAGTCAAACCTGTACCGACGTGCTGCCTTCGCCAAGTTCCTTGACGATACGCGGCGAAGTGATGCGCTGCTGGCGGGCGTAGTTGGGCGGCGAAATGACGCACTGAGCACGGCAGATCCGGATGCCTCGGCCGACATATGGGCCGGGATCAGCCCCAGTGGGGGGTCGTGGGTCCCGTCGCCAGCTGGCGCGTGGAGGGTAGGTTCCCGATGGGCGATCCTCACCGGGCAGTTGATGGGGAGTCTGCTGCAGGGCGGCGGCTCAAGGGTTCTTGTAGACGTCATGGTCGCCGGCACTGCGGCGCAGCACCCGCAACTCGCCCTCGACGACAAATTGCAATGGCCCGGCCGTCGACCTTGGGACGGTTGGGGTCCCAACTCGTCGGTCCGCTTTCGTGAAATCCGGCTAGCGTGGGTCGCGTGAGCGAACTCACCGTGGTCCCGGCCCGCCCTTCGTTTCGGGGGGTCGTCATCGTCCTCGACGTGGCGGCCAAGGTGATGCTCCTGCTCCTGCTGATGACCGCGCTCCGGTATCCCGAGCTCGGCCACCTCGAGGGCAAGGGCGCCACCGCGCGGGCGGTCGGCTATCCACTGGCGGCGTTCATCATCCCCGCCGCATGGTTCCTGGTCTGGCGTCGCCGGGTGACGTTTCCGTGGCTCGTGGACCTGCTGGTGACCCTCACCTGCTTCACGGACACACTGGGCAACCGGATGGATCTCTACGACACGGTCCGACGGTTCGACGACGTGATGCACTTCGTCAACACCGGTGTGCTGACTGCGGCGTTCATCCTCCTCACTCTGCCGCGGCGGGCGACGCGTGCACAGGTGTTCGAGCGCTCCCTCGCCTTCGGGGTGACCGCAGCGCTCGTCTGGGAGATCGCCGAGTACTACGCCTTCCTCAGCACCTCGGGCTTCGTCGATCGGTATGCCGACACGCTGGGCGACCTCGCGCTCGGTTCGCTCGGCTCGGTGGCCGCTGGGCAGCTCGTGTACTGGGCCTGGAAGCACCACCACCTCCTGACTGAGGGGCCGCAACCCCTGCCGGACTACCCGGGGGCCAACGAACGTCCACCGACCAGTCGGCAGCCGGGGCTCTGAGCAGGCGCGATCCTGCAGTCACCGTCGCCTCGTGTTCGTGCGCTGGGGCCGGCGCGGTGCGGGGGTCGCAGGGCCACGTGACCCGTCCGCTGACGACGTCGGCGACCGCGGGAGGGACCAAGGCCGTCTTGCCGGTACCTGGCGGTGCGTGGACCACCGCGACTCCGTGGAATCGGAGCGTCTCGTCGAGAGCGGCCAGGCCCGGCGTTGACCGGGAGGTCGGGCGGTGAGGCGAGCAGGTTGCGCAGCGGGTCAAACGCTGCCGCTGCATCTGCCTGACCTGCCCGGCCGGGGCGTAATCGGTCCCTGCTTGCGGAAATCGGCCAGAGTGACTCTTTCGCCGCGGAAGGCAGCGACTCGGCCCGTTCGCGACGACGGCCAGTTCAGATCGTTCGATCTGCCTCCAGTGCCATGTCCGGCCAGCTCAGACGGAACTGTTCTGCTTTTTGTTCTGGGTCGAACTCGATGACTTCCACGTCGTTGTCCTTCAGCACCTCGAGGACCGCAGCCGGCTTGACCCTGAAGAACTCCTTGCGCGCATTGATCTTGTTGATCCGTTGATCTGCGAAATGCCGGTGAAGCATCGCTTCGACCGCAACCGCGTCCTTTGAGAAGAACAGCGCGTGAACGTCGAACTGGAACGGAACGGACGCGTCGCCGAGCTCGCGGACGCGGTCCATCGGGTCTAGCCGTCGTGTCATTCCGATCTTGACCAGTTCTTCCCCGAAGGCACCGAGGTTCGAAATGACGTAAACGTAACCGGCACGGATGTTCGCGGCTCGATAGTCGACATCATCGATGGCTCTGTCGATGCTGGCGAGCTCGCCGCGGAGTCGTTCCGCACCCTCGGCGTCACCCTTGGCTTCGAGGGCGGCGATCGAATTCAAGTAGTGGCTGCGCTCCTTTTCGAGCCGATCGTGCTCACGCTTGAGTTCGGCAGCCGCCTTTGCCTGTTCGCGCAGTTCGGCTTTGCGCTCCCGCTCGAGTTCTCGCTCGGCCTGAACAGTCTGGAGGTGCTGGGAAGCGAGCGCGAGCTCTTCGAGACGGAGCTTGTGGAATTTGTGCGTGATTTCGAGGCCGATGATGACACCGTTCTTGTGGACGGCTTCGACAGCTTTCTGCAAGCGGGCTTGCGCCGTGTGTAGGTTTCCGGCCTTCACGGTCTTGATGCAGTTCTCGGCTTCAGCGTTGTAAGCACGCAACATCAAGCGGGCGATCCCTTTGGACATCTTCTTGCCCTCGGCGGCAGAACCGTTCACTGTCCAGTTCTCGTTCATCGTTGTCGCGTGGCCGATCTTGTTCATTTGTCTGATCTCCGCCCGCAGCCTTGCGAGCTCGTCCGCCAAGACGGCAGACGACTCAGCTGGGTGTTCGAAGTCGAAGAGGCCCAAGGACTGCATCTCGACTTGCTGACGTGTCGCTACAAGTTCCTTCTCAGCCGCTGCCACTTGGCTTCGGAGGCGTGCGAGGTCGTCTTCGATTTGCGTGAGCTCAGAACGTAGCGAGTCGATTTGCGCCTCACGTTCGACAACATCTTCGAGCCCGAACCGAGCGATAGCTCTGGACTGAGTCGACAGAGTCTCGCTCATTCGCTGGGCCCGGTCGAACAATGTACGCAGTTCGTCCAGCGCAGTTTGAGCCACAGCCTTGGCGTTGAAGAACGTCGGTGACGTGTCGAGAACCGTCGGGCGAGGGATGGTCGTGTCAGTCTCGCCCTCTTCTCGGTCTTCGCTCTGGGTCAGATCGGGCAAGCTTTCGTCCGTCGCAGGCTTAGCGGGATCGGTCTCCCGGCTGAACTGAGGTTCTTCCGATTTCGGGCCACGGCGCTCTTGAGGCTCTAGCGCTGACGATTCCTGCCTCGCTTCAGCCTGAGCCAAGCCGGGCGTGACATCAGCAGTGAGTTCCACCTCCGCGCCTGTCCCCGCTACATCCTCACTGTTCGCTCGGTCGGCGTCCCCCTGGGCTTCTGAAAGTTCGATTGGGTCTCGCGCCACCGCCCCGCGGTTGGAGACGTGCTCAGTCCACTGATCACCATTCCAGTAACGCATCTCATTGCGACCCGTTGGATCCGCAAACCAGTTAGCCGGTGTCGTCATGGGCCGGAATCTACGACAGTGTCTACGTGGATGGTTGCGAAGTGCGTAGATCGTGTGACAGGTGACTGTCGCCGGATGAAAACGGCCTGCAGCATCCGGGCCGCTGCCTACGCGGCGGAGTGGGGCACTCGTGGTCCTCAGGTCAGCTTCGGCAGGAGGCAGAGAGAGTTCCCGAATCGGTCCCGCTAGAAATCAACCGTCTCGACCATGAGAACCGCGAGAACAGCACCACACAGGACCATCATCGCGGCACCGATCAAGAGCACAGATACCCAGACCAGGATCGTCGTACGCAACGGCCGTTTCTCCGGTTCGGAGATAGAGGCGAACTCGCCGCGTCTCCTCATAAACCGAACCCTACGACGGGCGAGACGATCTCAGTGCGTTCCGAGTAGTCATGTGCGGACAACTGTTCCTGGCGGACGCCCGCTCGCGCCACTCGCGGCGGTTTGACGCGGGAGGTTGATTGCAGCAGATCGTTTCGCTTATCGGTTGCGATCGCGCCCCTGCAGGATTGCGGTCGCCTCGCGCACTAACTGGGGGTCAGCCGCAACCTGCGCTACGACCTGGCGACCGCGACCCGGTTCCATTCGGTTCCCGATGAGGTTGACTGGTCTCAGGAAGTAGATCCGTGTCTCTCCGAGTGCCTCGTTCTCAAGGATCCCTATGAGGTCCTCATAGTGGGCCCGGACGGCGTGCATACTCAGGGTCGCTGCTAGGCCATCTCTCACAGGGGGTCGGGATTCACGCAGGTAGATCTCAAGCAGTTGCGCCCAGTTCTGCCGCACGGCCTGCCTCGTGAAGCCCCGGGCAATCCCCTCAAGAATCCGATCCGGGTAGTCCAGCAGGAGATGCCTGCGCAGGATGGGGAACGCCACCTCACCCTTGTCGGGATGCGCGTACAGCTGCCATACAGAACTGACCAACACGCCGGCCGATCTCAACTCTTCGATCAGGGGTCGTTCAGCTCGACGCAGTTCTTCACTGCGCGCTTGGTGCTCGGTTTCGACACGGTCAACCTGGGCGCGATACGCGGGGTCGTTGCGGTACCGCGCTTCCATGTCGCGCTGGAGTTCGTCAGCAGTGATTCCGCGGCGGTGGCTTCCCATGGGAGCACCGTACGGCGCAGAGAAGGCGAGAAGCAGGCTGGCAATCCGCCTTTACGAAGATTTGCGGCGAAATGATGCAGTTGCGTCAGTTGAGCGTGGTTACAACGAGAACCTGCTCGATCTGCGCACATTAGCTAGCCGTGGATCCGATTACTTCGTCCCGCAGTCACGACCAAGGGCGCCTTGTGAGCGTCGACTGACGCGTGGTGTTACCCGCTCAGTCCAGTGAGCTGGAGACCATTCACCGACTCAAACTGGTACCGGATGCTCTCAACCGCCGACGTGTCGTAATGATTCTGGCGTTCGGTCCATCCCATGTAGTAGCCGGAGCCGTGGGAGTATGAATCCCATGACACCCAAGCCGGGTCCTGCTCCAGCAGATCGTGTGCAGTCACGCGCTCAAGGGTTCCAGCGATGAGCGAGTGTTCATTCACCCGGCTACGCCACAACCCATCCACCTCGAATGCTGCGAGCGTTTGCTTGAGCGGTGTGCCGACCCGCAGGAAGGCGCCTCCTTTTTCGCGGTCCCACTTCCCGAACGAGTTGAGAGCGTGATGGTCAGCTAGGCCCATCGCTCCCAACTCAGCGACGAGACTGATCGCAGGAACGCTGAGAACCGTGAACCATGAACCCCTGCTACGGAGAGCCTCAGCCGCGTGCTTCGCATCTGCCGATGTTGTGAACAGTCCTTCGGCTCCGTCATACCGTCTTGATGTCGTCGAGTGCCACGCGTTGCGGTTCTTGAGAAGCACGTAGAACTGGTGGATACGAACGTCTAGCAATTCGCTCGACAAAAGTTGATGGTCGTCCCGACTGGAGATGGTCCTAGCTTGGTTTGCGAGCACGGCGACATCCTTGCGTCTCCGCGAGAAGTGACGCAAATGACTCACCTACCGAGTCATACGTCCAACGCGGCGGATAAAAGCACCTTCTTGTGCCACGGCAGCAGTCACCGTCGACGCAATAGGTCATGATCCTTCTCATGACGTTTCTTGACTGGATCGAACCCGTCCGTTTGTTGCGGGAGGAGTCAGGCCCAGTCCTGGTCGAGCAACTGGAACTTGGGGTGCAAGTCGGAATTCCACTCTCTGCCGACGTGCCTCGCGGCGTTGCCGCAGCGATGCTCGAAGAGCATCTGCGCCCGCGAATCTGGGGGGCCCTCAGCCGCGAGGACGCGCCCGCAACTCAAAAGCAGCGCGAATTCCTAATGGCGATCGCCCACGACCGGTCGTTCGAGGGAGGGCCACTCGGGAAGAGCCTTGCATCGGCGTGGATCAAGCACTACTTGGCTGTCCGCACCGCAGACAGGCTGCAGGAGCTAAGGCTCTCGGCGGGAGACCAAGTAGTCCACAAGCAGACGTGGGCGGACCACAGCACCGGCGAAGTGCATGACTGGAGTGATCGCCAAGTCGTCTCCAGTATCGGCTCACGCGGATTGGTCTACTTCAAAGGCGGCAATGGCAAATGCGGTTGGCCCGCCAACTTGTCTCACTGCGACGATTCCTAACCACCTGGAAGGCGCGCGCATATCGGATGACCGCAAGCTTGTGGGTGGTCGCACGCAGCCGACGCGAGCGGGGAAGTGAGGTAGGTGTCGGCTCTGGTCCTGCCCGGCGCGAGAGGAATCACCCCACCCCACACACCCGCCGTGAAGGGACGGCCCGACGGCGTTCTCCTAGCACCTCAGGTCGATATCAGGAGAAGGATTGGTCATCACTTACGTTCGAAGCCACGTCAAGTGGCCCTAGTCCTCGAAGGGCCCGTGCGATGTCTTCGACCTGTTCAGCCTCCGCGAGCTCCAGCTCCAGCAACTTTCGACGCATGCGGACCGCACGCGCGACAAGAGATGCGTCATCGGCGTTCGTCCGCGACAGAAACCATCCGGAACGTAACCTGTGAGGCAATCCCGCGATGCTCTCTGCGTTGCTTACCAGGTACTTGAAGGCCTGCCACGCAGCCACCCCGCCGAGTGATCCACCGGCGATCCATCCGGAAAGTTCGACGACCAGCGGCGATTGCTTTGACAGTGATACTCGTGGACGCAGAACCGTACGTTCTCCAGCATAAGAGGATCGCAAGGCACCAATCTCGTCGGGTTGGACGGCCAACGGACGCGCGAACTGCTGACTTTTCGTCCGGGGAGTCGGCGGGTCAGGGAACATTTCCAGCGCATCGAAGCTCTGGAGCGCTTCATCTACCGTGGCTAGGCCTACCGCCAGAGTCCAAGTTCGATCCAGGATCCAGAGTGCCTCTATGACTTCGGGCAAGGACTGACGCTCGGATAGGACTGTCACGGAGACGTAGGGCGGCTGATCCGGTCCAGGTTCGCGGCCAAACTCGCTCATGTTGCCTCATCGCTTGAAGGTTCAGGAAGTCGGAGCGTATCGGCGACAACGGGACTACAGGTGCCAGAACTCTCAAGACCATGAACCTGGGAAACCTGGCAGCGCCGCTCTCCGACACTTTCCAGCTCGTCGATATCTCGAGAGTTTGATGCGGTCCGAAGTCTTGCTTTGGCGTGTCGGGCTTGAGAACGGCGAGCCTATGAGGATGCGCGGCGAGGACCTCGCGGTGAGATTTGACGCCAACCCACCTCCCCGGCCATCGTCCCGCCAGGTAGGTAGACGGCCTCCTGTCTGAACGGGCTGGGCGCGTTCGGGCCTGGCGCGAGGAGTGCCACTTGAGATACGACTGACGCTCTTACGTCCTTGGCACCGCACCTGGCGTGGCATGCGTCATTCTGGGCGGAAGGACGCACCCGGCGGGGCCGCGTTAGGGCAGCCCGTGGGTGGCCGGCAACGGGAATCGGGTGCTGTGCGAGTTCCCTCACCTAGACTGCCGCTCCTGCGATGAGAGACAGGTCCTCCACGCGGTGCATGCATGGAGGACCGGCCACTCAGCCCCATCCGCCCTCAGTTGGCGGTGGCCTTGGCGGCCTCGTCGATGACGAGCGCGACGGTCTCGGGACGCGAGACCGTGACAGCGTGCGAGGCGTCGACCTCGACGTTCTTCGAGCCGGCGCGCTCGCCCATGAACCGCTGCGACTCCGCCGGGACGGCGAGGTCCTGGAGCGTGACGATGTTCCACGTCGGGACGTTCTTCCAGCCCGCCTTCGTGGCCTTCTCCTCGAGGGCGTCACCGATGATCGGTCGCTGGGTGACGGCCATCAGCGCCGCCTCCTCCTCGGGGACGTCGGCGGCGAAGACCGCATGGAACTTGTCCTGCTCGATGTAGAGGTCGGCGGCCTCCGCGTTGTCCGGCGTCGCCACCGGCACGGGGTGCAGCGCCGACCCCAGTTCCGCGCCGGGGAACTTGGCCGAGAGCTCTCCGGTGCTCTCGCCCTCTTCGAGGATGAAGCTGGCCACGTAAACCAGCGCCTTCACGCCGGAGTGGCCGTCGATCGCCTGGCTCATCACGCTGCCGCCGTAGGAGTGGCCGGCGATGACGATCGGGCCCTCGATGCTGTCGAGGACGGTGCGCAGGTACGCGGCGTCGCCGTGCAGGGTGCGCAGCGGGTTCGCCGCGGCGATCACGGGGTAGCCGTCGCCCCGCAGGGTCGCGATCACCTCGTTCCAGCTGGAGGAGTCGGCGAAGGCTCCGTGGACGAGGACGATCGTGGGTTTGGTGGTTGCCATGATGGGTTCCTTTCGGTGGTGGCGGAGGATCCGCCGGGTGGGCTCGTGACCGGGTGTCGCGGGTGCGTCGGTGGGTCAGCTCTGGATGAAGGCGAGGAGGTCGGCGTTGATGACGTCGGCGTGGACGGTCGCCATGCCATGGGGGAAGCCGGGGTAGACCGTGAGCTTCCCGTTCGGCAGCAGCTTGATCGCCACCTCCGCCGAGGCGCCGATCGGCACGACTTGGTCGTCGTCGCCGTGCATGAGCAGGGTCGGCACGTCGATGGCACGCAGGTCGTCAGTGAAGTCCGTCTCCGAGAAGGCCTTCACACCGTCGTAGTGCGCCTCCGCACCGCCGGCCATGCCCTGTCGCCACCAGTTCCAGACGACGCCCTCCAAGGCCTTCACGCCCGGCCGGTTGAACCCGTAGAAGGGACCAGAGGCGACGTCGAGGTAGAACTGCGACCGGTTGGTGGCGACGCCCTCGCGAAAGCCGTCGAAGACCTCGATCGGCAGGCCACCCGGGTTCGCCTCGGTCTGCAGCATCAACGGAGGAACGGCGCCGATCAGCACCGCCTTGGCGACGCGGCCCTCACCGTGCCGAGCGACGTAGCGCGCGACCTCGCCGCCGCCGGTGGAGTGCCCGACGTGCACGACGTCGTGCAGGTCGAGGTGCCGGACCACGGCGGCGGCGTCGGCGGCGTAGTGGTCCATGTCGTGCCCGTCGGCGACCTGGGCGGACCGACCGTGGCCGCGACGGTCGTGCGCGATGACGCGGTAGCCGCGCTGGACGAAGAACAGCAGCTGGGCGTCCCAGTCGTCCGAGCTCAGCGGCCAGCCGTGGTGGAACATGATGGGCTGCCCCGATCCCCAGTCCTTGTAGAAGATCTCGGTGCCGTCGTCGGTGGTGATGGTCGCCATGGCGGACTCCTCGCAGGTTGCGACCGGCGATCTGCCGGTGTCCCACCACGGTCGTCCGGCGCGAGGCCGACAGCGTCAGTCAGATGACTGCACGTCCACCCGGCGATGACTGCAGTCGTCAGTGACGCGATGCGTCGCCGAGTGCGTCTCGCAGACCCGCCCGACTGGTGACCCCGAGCTTCGGGAAGATCCGGTACAGGTGCGCCGACACCGTGCGCGGCGAGACGTAGAGCCGGGCCGCGATCTCGCGGTTGGTCAGGCCGCTCGCGGCCAGTTCGGCGACCTCGAGCTCCTGCGGCGTCAACGAGTCCGCGCCGGTCACCGTGGCGGTGCCACGGTTGACGCCAGTCGCGCGCAACTCGGTGGTCGCTCTGCGGGCCCACGGCTCCGCGCCCAACCGCTCGAACCCTGCACGGGCGGCGTCGAGCTGCTCGCGCGCGTCACGCAGCCGGCGCAGCCGGCGCAGGCGCTCACCGAAGGCCAGGCGCACCCTGGCCAGCTCGAACGGCCACGACTCGACACCGGGCAGGGCCAACGCCCGCTCGAACAGCCCGGGCGCCTTGGCGTCGGGGGCCACCATCGCCACCGCCGCGGCCGTGGTGAACGCGAACCGCGGGGTGATCCGGCCGAGATCGGCCTGCTGCAGGACGGCCGCGTGGTCTCGTGCCTGAGCCGTGCGGCCCGTGTGGTGCGCTGCCTCCACCAGGTCGAGTCCGCTCCAGAGCGCTTCCGGGTTGTGGGTGCCGAGGCTGCCCGGATCCGTGATGCTCACGGCGTGGGCGTAGGCGGTCTCGAAATCCCCGTGTGCGAGGGCGGCTTCGGTCAGCGCGTGCCGGGCCCAGTTGGCCACCCATCCGAACTGGCGCGGCTCGGCCCAGTCGAGCATCGCCCGGCACTGGGCGACGCACGCGTCCCGGTCGCCGCGATTGGCCGCGACGAGCGCCAGGCCGTACAGCGGGCCCCAGGTGTAGAGCCGGTACCCGAGGTCGGCGCACAGGTCCTCGGCCTCGTGAGCCGCCCGAGCGGCTGCGTCCCAGCGTCCCGACCGGTAGTCATCGAACGCCACCATGGTCAGCGCCAGGACCGCCGAGCCGGCGGCGCCACCCTCCCGGCCGTCGTCGACGACGCGGTCCAGCGCGCCTCGGCAGCCGGCCAGACGGTCCACGTTGAAGGCGGCGATCACGGTACGGACGATGTGCGCGACGTCCATCGAGTCATCGAGCCCCGCGATGGCCCGATCGAGCTTCTCCAGCGTGGCGGGGGGCACCACCAGCGGGTCGCCCTGCGCCGCGGCGATCACGACCGCGTCGGTGATCGCGGTTGGGGGGAGGCGCGCGACGATCTCGCGCAGGCTCTCCCAGTAGTCCGCGCGTCCGGCGAACTGGCACACGGAGGACAAGGTGTAGACGGCCTGAGTGAGGTCGCCCTCGCATGCTTCCGGCCGATCCAGCGCGGATCGGATCGCATCGGTCAGGAGTTGATGGGCCGTCGTGACGTCGGCCTCGCTCGTGAGCAGCAGGTAGCTGGCCGTGACCGCCGCCTGCAACGTCTCGGCCGCCGTCGGGTCGCCGCGCGTCACGTCGCGCAACAGCCGGGACGCGTCCTCGAGCCGGCCCGTGGAGAATGCCCCGATGAAGGCGGCGTCCGCCAGCCGACGGTTGCGCTGGGTGCGGTCCGGGCTCAGGTCGGCGGCCCGCATCAG
This region includes:
- a CDS encoding DUF4041 domain-containing protein, with product MTTPANWFADPTGRNEMRYWNGDQWTEHVSNRGAVARDPIELSEAQGDADRANSEDVAGTGAEVELTADVTPGLAQAEARQESSALEPQERRGPKSEEPQFSRETDPAKPATDESLPDLTQSEDREEGETDTTIPRPTVLDTSPTFFNAKAVAQTALDELRTLFDRAQRMSETLSTQSRAIARFGLEDVVEREAQIDSLRSELTQIEDDLARLRSQVAAAEKELVATRQQVEMQSLGLFDFEHPAESSAVLADELARLRAEIRQMNKIGHATTMNENWTVNGSAAEGKKMSKGIARLMLRAYNAEAENCIKTVKAGNLHTAQARLQKAVEAVHKNGVIIGLEITHKFHKLRLEELALASQHLQTVQAERELERERKAELREQAKAAAELKREHDRLEKERSHYLNSIAALEAKGDAEGAERLRGELASIDRAIDDVDYRAANIRAGYVYVISNLGAFGEELVKIGMTRRLDPMDRVRELGDASVPFQFDVHALFFSKDAVAVEAMLHRHFADQRINKINARKEFFRVKPAAVLEVLKDNDVEVIEFDPEQKAEQFRLSWPDMALEADRTI
- a CDS encoding helix-turn-helix transcriptional regulator; translation: MANAHLPTPRLVGRAREVAALTDFVRKSAVDGGALLLTGEPGVGKSTLLQAAVATAEAEGTRVVHGAGVEYETDVSFSALHQLVVPLATWLPRLPDATRATLETTLGIGSAPIPDRLAVFDAALTLFRLAADETPLLVVIDDMHWVDRASAAVIGFVGRRLDDTRLGVLAAARPGACGFFDRTGWRDVVVPPLEDAESLELLAHQFAHLPIRVHREIAHEAQGNPLALLEFASAGRGPTGTGGQVDGTVREVKSLYNARIAVLPSATRSLMLLAALEGSGDLAVIAAASPTGTLDDLAPAELARLVLVDDAAGHMTFRHPLIKSVMVDRSTFEERRGVNLALAEVFTDPERRGHHLAEAALCPDEDTAAAVEAGARSTLQRGDVVGAVTRLMRAADLSPDRTQRNRRLADAAFIGAFSTGRLEDASRLLRDVTRGDPTAAETLQAAVTASYLLLTSEADVTTAHQLLTDAIRSALDRPEACEGDLTQAVYTLSSVCQFAGRADYWESLREIVARLPPTAITDAVVIAAAQGDPLVVPPATLEKLDRAIAGLDDSMDVAHIVRTVIAAFNVDRLAGCRGALDRVVDDGREGGAAGSAVLALTMVAFDDYRSGRWDAAARAAHEAEDLCADLGYRLYTWGPLYGLALVAANRGDRDACVAQCRAMLDWAEPRQFGWVANWARHALTEAALAHGDFETAYAHAVSITDPGSLGTHNPEALWSGLDLVEAAHHTGRTAQARDHAAVLQQADLGRITPRFAFTTAAAVAMVAPDAKAPGLFERALALPGVESWPFELARVRLAFGERLRRLRRLRDAREQLDAARAGFERLGAEPWARRATTELRATGVNRGTATVTGADSLTPQELEVAELAASGLTNREIAARLYVSPRTVSAHLYRIFPKLGVTSRAGLRDALGDASRH
- a CDS encoding alpha/beta fold hydrolase — translated: MATITTDDGTEIFYKDWGSGQPIMFHHGWPLSSDDWDAQLLFFVQRGYRVIAHDRRGHGRSAQVADGHDMDHYAADAAAVVRHLDLHDVVHVGHSTGGGEVARYVARHGEGRVAKAVLIGAVPPLMLQTEANPGGLPIEVFDGFREGVATNRSQFYLDVASGPFYGFNRPGVKALEGVVWNWWRQGMAGGAEAHYDGVKAFSETDFTDDLRAIDVPTLLMHGDDDQVVPIGASAEVAIKLLPNGKLTVYPGFPHGMATVHADVINADLLAFIQS
- a CDS encoding alpha/beta fold hydrolase, whose amino-acid sequence is MATTKPTIVLVHGAFADSSSWNEVIATLRGDGYPVIAAANPLRTLHGDAAYLRTVLDSIEGPIVIAGHSYGGSVMSQAIDGHSGVKALVYVASFILEEGESTGELSAKFPGAELGSALHPVPVATPDNAEAADLYIEQDKFHAVFAADVPEEEAALMAVTQRPIIGDALEEKATKAGWKNVPTWNIVTLQDLAVPAESQRFMGERAGSKNVEVDASHAVTVSRPETVALVIDEAAKATAN